In Schizosaccharomyces osmophilus chromosome 1, complete sequence, the genomic window AACGTAAAGATTCGAGTATATTGTTAATAGGAGTCATTAGTTGtcagaataaaaaaaggtagtAGTCGTAGAACAATCAAATTAGCGTCCACtcttttcaagaatttcCATATAGGATTTCCTTGTTTTATCTTTAAggcgtttgttttttgaacgCATCCTTTTTCTATCCGGACGAACCACAATCACAGGAATCGGACTTCTCTGCAAACAGAATTTGGAAACACTTCCACTGGATAAAAGGGATTGAAAACTGTTTAAAGGCTTTCCCCTGGTGCCTACAATCAAGCTGTCGGGTGAATATGTATGAATAGTTCGAAGAATCATATCCTGAGGCTTTCCAACGAGGAGCTCGACTATAATAGACAcagctttttcttcgtcaatTTTTCTTAGTAAAGATGCCATCACGTTTTCTGCCATTAGGCGATATGAGTTTTCGTCCAATAACTCTTCCGccattttggaagaaggatCAATGACTCGCAAGATAACGACTTCATCGTTGTCAGACAAAAGAGATTCGAACAAGTACTCTACAGCAAATTCGGagtatatattttcatccatACCACATAAAAATGTCCGAGATGCTCGAGTCCATTTGTAAGCTCGATGTTGAGTTTTTAAAGTTAGAGAAAACTCCGATGCAGCTTTATTGTTAAACGTATCAAACGAGATCCTTTTAAGAAAATGTGGACTCGGGGGAGGAGAAGCTAAGCTATGTGGTCGATTGTATGGGTACTCTTCAAATTGTGGCTGTATGAAACCAGCACCCTGAGCGGCAGCAAATGTAACAGAACTCTTAGCAACGGGACGAACCATCGGTTTGTCCATAGATGACCTAGAGCTTCTAGTTACGGGTGTTACAGGCTCTGAGTGCGCCTGTCGCTGAACATTGGTACCTATTGTaagtttgcttttttctttcgactCAGGACGAGGAAGATTTCCGAACgaaattccttctttagCATTTCCATTGCTGTCGGACTGATCTTCAGACATACCAATGTTCTCAGAgtgaaaaagattattAAAATAGCCAACGACTAAAGGTGAGGGTTTAAGCAATggttattaaaaaaaaaaagaaaaaaagaaaaaaaattcagcGTAGTAATAGTCTAAAATCAACTTAAAACTGAATAGACGAAACTGAGCACCGAAGGTAACAAATGACactattcaaaaagaaaaattgtGGTACTAGCGATCAGTCTGTTTACCAGCTTACAATAAACACAATTTTTCACTGtaattttcaataattgGTTAAGACAAGCGTTCtggttgttttttgttctgGTTTCGCTTTGCTATTGAGTATGGTAGAAAGCTGATGTAGATGAAAGTGAGGCCATTAGaatttttccatatatGCGAGGAACCCGTAAATCGGTAGCAACAATATATGCTATTTATAGGAAGCTCTTCATTCTACGAGAGCGGTTTTCACCAGATACTTATGGCCTTGATAGGCTTTTAGcgattttttgaaattttgtctACATGAATTGCTTTCAATCGCCAAAGAAGGTCTCATCAACAGAAAGACATTTCCTTATAccaataaatataaatttgAACTACTATAACGTCCGGAAGCCAGATTATGGAAACAGgattattttcaaaaaagcaacagCTACAGGTTTCAAGGCATGAGAAGTTTTGATATATATTTCttaattataaaaaatttgacTATTTATTGTATGTGAAAAGTGTTTGTACTTTTGATGAGCATTGATAGTGTTACTCATTatggaaaagtttttcttcctctacCACACTTGGCAACTGACAGGAAGCCAGAACAAAACATTTATACTTGTCAATTGATAAAATTGgctttaaattttgaaagtatttttgtttcattgGCAAGGCTAAAGCTGAAGCCAAAATTTCGCTTTCCCTCTAAGCTTTTAATTCAACGAAATATTTGTGGATTTAGACGATATCATATATtcacaaagaaaatggcaGCTGTGGAACAACTTACGATGAATTTGAACTCTTTAGGTTTGCAGGATCATACTCTTCGTGAAGAAGCTGATGTTGAACACAACCCTATTGATCTCTACCGCAGTTACATTTCTACTGAACTGTCCAAAATCAGTGGAGTAGATGCTTCTCTTATATATCCTGCTTTGGAAACTTCAATTAGCAAAGACTCTGCTGACTTGAATCTACCAGTTCCTCGTCTTCGTGCAAAAGGTGGTAAGCCTCAAGAATTGGCTGCTAAATGGGCTGAAGAATTTCCTAAGAATTTGGTTGAGGTTGCCGCTaatggaatttttttgcGTTTTAATTTCATTGGATCTTCCCTTACCAAGTTGGTTTTGCCAATGATTTGGAACcaacgaaaagaatttggTCGTAACGAGTCCGCTAAGGGAAAGGTGGCCGTCATTGAGTTCAGTAGCCCTAACATTGCTAAACCTTTCCATGCTGGTCATCTCCGTAGTACAATCATTGGTTCTTTCCTGTCCAACTTGCATGAATCCCAAGGTTGGAAAGTACATCGTGTTAACTACTTGGGTGATTGGGGTAAACAGTTTGGTTTGCTTGCCATTGGCTTTAAACGTTATGGAAATGATAAGGAGTTGGAAGAAAATCCTATGCGTCATCTTTATGATGTTTACGTGAAAATTAATGCCGATGCTActgctgaagaagaaaagattcaGCAAGAAAGCGCTGAAGCTGAAAGTAAGGGTGTTCCTTACACTCCCTTCGCTACCCTCCATGACAAAGCTCGTGAGTTTTTTAGGCATATGGAAGCTGGCGATGAGCAAAGTCTTAAGATTTGGTCTCGTTTCCGTGAACTAAGTATTCTCAAATTGAAGGAGACGTATGAGCGCCTTAACATTGAGTACGACGAATATGACGGTGAATCTCAGGTTTCCCTTCCATTTATGGATGAAATGACTGATCTTctaaaacagaaaaaccTTGTCGAACAAGACAATGGTGCCTTGTTAATTGATTTAGCCAAATTTGACAAGAAACTTGGCAAAGCAGTCGTCCGTAAGAGCGATGGTGCCACCCTTTACTTGACTCGTGATATTGGTACCGCTGTTAAGCGTTATGAAAAGTATCATTTTGACAAATCTATCTACGTTGTTGCTTCTCAACAAGATATGTACTTTGCTCaattatttaaaatttttgagCTCATGGGTTTCGAATGGGCTAAAAAGTGTGTTCATATTAACTACGGTCTTGTTCAAGGAATGAGTACTAGAAAGGGTAAGGCAATCTTCTTGGACGATATCATGGAGGTtgccaaagaagaaatgcaTAAGGTTATGCAAAATAACGAAGAGAAGTATTCTCAAATTGAAAACCCTGAGGAGGTTGCTGACATTGTCGGTAAGACTGCTATCCGTATTCAAGATTCAACTGGTAAGCGTATCAATAACTATGCTTTCGATTGGTCACGTATGACTTCCTTTGAAGGTGATACTGGTCCTTACCTTCAATATGCTCATTCTCGTTTGTCATCTGTTCAACGTAACGTTGACTTTACCGATGAACAGATGAAGAATGCCGATTTGAGTTTAATCACAGAGCCTGATGCTTATGAGTTGGTTCGCTTGCTCGGCCAATATCCTGATGTTTTGAAGAGCGCATTCCGCTTCCAAGAAACATCTACTGTGGTTACATACCTTTTCAAGCTGACACATGCTGTTAGTAAATTGTACGATATTCTTTGGGTTAAGGGTCGTGAAGAAAACTTGCAACTTGCACGTCTTGCATTGTTTGGAGCTGCTAAACAAGTTTTGAACAATGGTATGAGATTATTGGGCTTGACTCCCTTAGAGAGAATGTAGGTTgttataaaataaaattaagaTTTTTGTGACGGTAAATAGAAATTTATTATCCGAAATATGTTGTACACAGATGGGGTAAATGAAACTTATAAAATTCGGGTCaaagtttgaaattgatgagAGCCAGATATTAAGAGTATGACATTAAAGACAtggctttaaaaaaaaaagggggGGGGGGGGGGCCGATTTTTAATTGTTTGACAACGACTATGTTAGTGAAGCGAGTGAAAACAAGACGAATGACAGCAAAGGGGAAAACGAGAATTCAAGTGAGAGAAGTTGTAGAAAATGGGATTCAGTTATTTAAGCATTCCGGTTGTTGCATGGCAGACAGAGCAAGAGTGGATGTAGTACTAACCAAGGTGGGAGGAGAGATCTGAACAGACCTAGGGTTCAGGCatttgctctttttctgaaatggaaataaaCGACCTAAAAGAGACTtgacaaaatcaaaatttcttttaagaaGACTTTTTGGGGATCGCGCAGAAGGACGCGCTCGGGCAGGTCCTTGTTCTTGTGCTATGGGAACACTTTCCtttagaaaatgatttcGAACATCATTTTCGAGAATGGGATCCATAAAGCAGCTGGAACGAACTTTGCCTTGATATTCAGTGGCGCCTGCTGTTATCAATTTTCGGTTCTGAGCATTCATTCTTGTACcggaaaaaaaaggaaaacgacaataataaaaataagcaATAACAATAAAAGTGAGAATGAGAATGAGAATAAGATTTTAGACTTGGACTTAGAGGGGGGAATATAAAACTGTAGatcataaaaaaccaaaaacaagaaagcaCAATTGAGAATAtctatataaataaataattttaaatCGGAAACCCAATTCACCGTTTCTTAGAGTCAATATGAAAGAACTGAGCAACGCTAGTAAtttaaatttcttctttaacAGGACACACGGAAGCTTTCTTGAGCGGTATATTTAAAGGACAGGATGAATAGCGGAAGTTTTGTatggaaacaaaacttCCTAAATGATATGTgcaaagaacaaaaacgaCACGGGATGAACCAAATGGTCCATAAATGAACctgaaaggaaaggaacaAAAGGTAGGAAAAAGTAACAAGATTCCCTTCAGTTGATAGCCctgaatttcttttaagaaGAGTAAAAATGGAAGCAAGAAAGTCGTTTGATGAGTCTTACAAAAGAACACATTCCTTCATTGATAAAAGTTCGTCATGCAATTCTGATCGTTGTTGAAAATGGATGACTTTTATGATACTTTGTAGTTCAACCAAAAGATGACAGCAGTTGTTTAGTAGTATCTGTTTGAAGAAGTAGAAAGTAATGAGAAACTCAAGCATCATATTAAAATAGCAATTCGTAAAGCCGGGAACTATTTGTTTAATAAATTTGGAGGTTTtcatctaaaaaaaaaagggaacgGAATGTGCTATATTGGTTTACGGTTTTCTAAATGCTTGTTTTGACAGATGCTAAAGTTAAAACGACTCTATCCTCTTTTgcattctttgttttaaGTGAAAAGCTATTTCCTTCCATTGTTTACTTTACACGTATGAAacctttgtttattaaagTACTGGTTTTATACTGCACAATTTCAAACTCATAGTATAATGTCATGTAgtcgtttgtttatttacctTGTAAAGAAGGTTAAAATGACCAAGCACACTACTGAGCAGTATTTCATAAAATCAGAtatctttctctttgtttttgaaaattcttttaaaatccTATCGCGTTCTCATCCACTAGCTTTGATAATGAACCGTATGTTCTTAAACCGTCTTCAATCGAAAACGTACTACCGgcattcaaagaaaaaaaatttcactATAACTAATTATTTGTCaaagtttcttcaaaaaacgaGCTTtaatttgtaaaaaaaaaaataaataaaaaataaaaaaaagttatgatctatttatttattatattaaATGCCGCATCAAAGTCTTTAGTACGATGCTGCTCTATTGCTGGTACGTTACCTTTCCTCTGGGGAATACGAGAACATTGTCGAAACAACATCGACTCTTTAATAAACGTTCTTTAATAGTCTAATCTTTTCATACGCTCTCTTCTTTCTCGAATATTATAATGCCAATGCCAGGTTCAGCAAATCAAGAGCCTTTGGCAGAGGCAGAAACAAACATGCTGCAGCGATTAGAACAACTACAAATGCAGACGTCCAACATTCTTAAAAAACTGCATTCTACTACCACTTTCTCGGAAACATCATCAGCTGACCATGTAAACGAGAATGGTATCGTTGCTGCAAGCTCTACTTCTGCGATGCCTTCCGACAACATTGATTCATTAACTGAGGCGATGGTTAATGTGAAAATAGATGAAGAtcagaaaaagcaagaattTGCTACCAATTCCAATACCGAGGACACTCCTTCTCAAGAACAACAAGAAACCCCTCAGATACCTACTTCTATTTCACCTAGCAAAACGAAGGTTAAAGCTCGAGCCATTCGACCTTCCACAAAGCCGACTCGGGAATCCCTTTCAACCGATCAACACCAGCGAACTTTACCATCCCGCTTGTCCGGTCGTCTTTCCACTGGAGTACAAGACACAAGACTTTCATCGCCTGGTATTTCTCCATCCCCAGTACGTCCTCCTTCTTCTCTAGCATCTCGTTCTTCATTACCTTCCTCAGCTTGTCCTAAAGTTGCATTATCTACTCCCAAGTCGCCAGCTTTGGTAAATCCTCAAGTTGCTAGATCTAGATCTTCCCTGGGTGTTCGCCCTCCCTCCAGAATCACCGTCAACTCTACTTCTATTGCACAAGATACTGCACCTAAAGTACAATCCAAGCCTTCCAATGGAGAGAAAGTTTCTTCACCCGGAGCCTCTCCCAAAGTATCTGCAAGACGAACTAGTGGGGTTTCCATTGTTCGTCCTGCTACTCGGGCTGCAACAACACGTCCAATGTCACGATCTACGGGTTCCTCCTCTGTAGGGATACGTGGAAATCAACCTACCACACAAACTCCTACCGTTCCAAAGGCCAAAACCAATGTACATGCAAATATCCTTCGTCCTTCTACTTCTGCTTATACCGTACGTCCTGGCTCCAGGATTCTCCGTGATCCCGATCCATCTCGCGATTCATCCAGACATCCTCCGACTTCTTCTCTGCGTAATAACTCATCCCTGGCAGTTCCCTCTCCGCCTATCGGTACTGTAAATAGATCACCGTCAAGATTAGGACAAACTGGAGCTAATATCAGGAATCCTAGTGCTAAGGTAATCAGACCTTCAACTGCAGCTGACGTACGATCTCCTTCGAGAAGTACTACTGCTACTAGAACGCCCTCTAGGCTAGGGCATACCGGGGCTCCTATTAAAAACCCAAACGTTAGAGTAGTTAGACCTGGAACTGCCGCTGCGGTGCACTCTCCTGCTAGAAGCACTATTCCAAGAGCACCATCTAGGTTAGATCAAACGGAGGCCACTGTAAAGAAATCAAACGTTAGGGTAATGAGACCCGGGACTGCCGCCGGAACACGTTCACCTTCTAGAATTACAGCACCAAGGACGCCGTCGAGACTAGGACAGGCCGGACCCGATActaaaaaatcaaatgttAAGATTGTGAGACCCGGGACTGCTGCTGGAGTACGGTCTCCTTCTAATGCGGCTGCCCCAAGAGCACCGTCTAGACTTGAACAAACAGGAGTTAatgcaaaaaattcaagCGCCAAGATAATGAGGCCGGGCACTGCCTCTGGGATAAGATCTCCTTCACGACTTGCACAGGCTTCAGTTCCTTCGAAAACTCCGATTAATGGAGTTCGAGCAAAAGCTTCAAATGTTGAACGACCCACATCCTCATTACGAATTCATGCACCTTCTCGTCCTTTACAGCGCCCATCGATCATTCGCCCAACCACGTCTTTACGACATGAGCGAAGCAAAGTTCAAGGAATATCCAGTCCATTGCCAGAAGATATCGACGTATCTAAAAAGTGTGAGTCCAACGAATCCTTAGACCtcaacaaaataaattgaCAACACGTCTCTCCTTTTAATGTTTACGACCAAGTTTCTTTTAGGTGGTTAATTTTATACGAGTGTTTGTAATAGTCACTTCATTTAGCATAATCATTCCGTAAAATCAATTTGATACTTTCTTGTTTGAATTGTtgcatttcctttttcccATCAGCTATGTTCTTTCCGTTACTCCAGTCCATCTGTTATTATTCCTCAACTTTTATATGTTTACCTGCGAAAGGGTACGCGCCAAAATCATTATTATACttgtttattaatgaaAGCCTTCGTTGCGTTAAGTTGAATAAGAAGGGGTAAGGGATATTctaaaagcaaagaagTCTAAAGAGCTGTGGTTCTATacaaaaaccaaacaaacCAAACGCGAGTTGAGTTGAAGCTGTTGACAAAGTCTGTTTTTGTTCGTAATTGCTCTTTCAGATTGGTTTTGATTGTTATAATAATGAATGATTTTATACCCGAGGCTTCATTAAACGGTAATgcaaaagaacaagaagtGACTTCTACAAATTATGCTTTGAATGTAAgtaattccttttctgATAGTTATATTT contains:
- a CDS encoding Usp (universal stress protein) family protein; amino-acid sequence: MSEDQSDSNGNAKEGISFGNLPRPESKEKSKLTIGTNVQRQAHSEPVTPVTRSSRSSMDKPMVRPVAKSSVTFAAAQGAGFIQPQFEEYPYNRPHSLASPPPSPHFLKRISFDTFNNKAASEFSLTLKTQHRAYKWTRASRTFLCGMDENIYSEFAVEYLFESLLSDNDEVVILRVIDPSSKMAEELLDENSYRLMAENVMASLLRKIDEEKAVSIIVELLVGKPQDMILRTIHTYSPDSLIVGTRGKPLNSFQSLLSSGSVSKFCLQRSPIPVIVVRPDRKRMRSKNKRLKDKTRKSYMEILEKSGR
- the mrs1 gene encoding mitochondrial and cytoplasmic arginine-tRNA ligase Rrs1/Mrs1, producing the protein MAAVEQLTMNLNSLGLQDHTLREEADVEHNPIDLYRSYISTELSKISGVDASLIYPALETSISKDSADLNLPVPRLRAKGGKPQELAAKWAEEFPKNLVEVAANGIFLRFNFIGSSLTKLVLPMIWNQRKEFGRNESAKGKVAVIEFSSPNIAKPFHAGHLRSTIIGSFLSNLHESQGWKVHRVNYLGDWGKQFGLLAIGFKRYGNDKELEENPMRHLYDVYVKINADATAEEEKIQQESAEAESKGVPYTPFATLHDKAREFFRHMEAGDEQSLKIWSRFRELSILKLKETYERLNIEYDEYDGESQVSLPFMDEMTDLLKQKNLVEQDNGALLIDLAKFDKKLGKAVVRKSDGATLYLTRDIGTAVKRYEKYHFDKSIYVVASQQDMYFAQLFKIFELMGFEWAKKCVHINYGLVQGMSTRKGKAIFLDDIMEVAKEEMHKVMQNNEEKYSQIENPEEVADIVGKTAIRIQDSTGKRINNYAFDWSRMTSFEGDTGPYLQYAHSRLSSVQRNVDFTDEQMKNADLSLITEPDAYELVRLLGQYPDVLKSAFRFQETSTVVTYLFKLTHAVSKLYDILWVKGREENLQLARLALFGAAKQVLNNGMRLLGLTPLERM
- the mmb1 gene encoding mitochondrial microtubule binder Mmb1; amino-acid sequence: MPMPGSANQEPLAEAETNMLQRLEQLQMQTSNILKKLHSTTTFSETSSADHVNENGIVAASSTSAMPSDNIDSLTEAMVNVKIDEDQKKQEFATNSNTEDTPSQEQQETPQIPTSISPSKTKVKARAIRPSTKPTRESLSTDQHQRTLPSRLSGRLSTGVQDTRLSSPGISPSPVRPPSSLASRSSLPSSACPKVALSTPKSPALVNPQVARSRSSLGVRPPSRITVNSTSIAQDTAPKVQSKPSNGEKVSSPGASPKVSARRTSGVSIVRPATRAATTRPMSRSTGSSSVGIRGNQPTTQTPTVPKAKTNVHANILRPSTSAYTVRPGSRILRDPDPSRDSSRHPPTSSLRNNSSLAVPSPPIGTVNRSPSRLGQTGANIRNPSAKVIRPSTAADVRSPSRSTTATRTPSRLGHTGAPIKNPNVRVVRPGTAAAVHSPARSTIPRAPSRLDQTEATVKKSNVRVMRPGTAAGTRSPSRITAPRTPSRLGQAGPDTKKSNVKIVRPGTAAGVRSPSNAAAPRAPSRLEQTGVNAKNSSAKIMRPGTASGIRSPSRLAQASVPSKTPINGVRAKASNVERPTSSLRIHAPSRPLQRPSIIRPTTSLRHERSKVQGISSPLPEDIDVSKKCESNESLDLNKIN